The Phyllopteryx taeniolatus isolate TA_2022b chromosome 14, UOR_Ptae_1.2, whole genome shotgun sequence genome has a window encoding:
- the LOC133488895 gene encoding ras-related protein Rab-11B produces the protein MGNRDDEYDFLFKVVLIGDSGVGKSNLLSRFTRNEFNLESKSTIGVEFATRSIQVDGKTIKAQIWDTAGQERYRAITSAYYRGAVGALLVYDIAKHLTYENVERWLKELRDHADNNIVIMLVGNKSDLRHLRAVPTDEARAFAEKNNLSFIETSALDSTNVEEAFKNILTEIYRIVSQKQIAERSAHDESPGNNVVDISVPPTTDGQRGSKLQCCQNL, from the exons ATGGGGAACCGAGACGATGAATACGATTTCTTGTTCAAAG TtgtgttaattggagactcaggTGTTGGTAAGAGCAACCTGCTCTCTCGATTCACACGAAATGAGTTCAACCTGGAAAGCAAAAGCACCAttggtgtggagtttgcaacgCGCAGCATTCAGGTGGACGGCAAGACGATAAAGGCTCAGATTTGGGACACTGCGGGACAGGAGCGCTACAGAGCCATCACCTCGGC ATACTACAGAGGGGCCGTAGGGGCGCTCCTAGTGTACGACATAGCCAAGCACCTGACCTACGAGAACGTGGAGCGCTGGCTGAAGGAGCTGAGGGACCACGCTGACAACAACATCGTCATCATGCTGGTGGGCAACAAGAGCGACTTACGCCACCTCAGGGCCGTGCCCACAGACGAGGCCCGCGCCTTCGCAG AGAAAAACAACCTGTCATTCATAGAAACTTCAGCCTTGGACTCAACAAATGTTGAAGAGGCATTCAAGAATATCCTTACAG AAATCTACCGCATCGTTTCGCAGAAACAGATCGCCGAGCGGTCAGCCCATGACGAGTCCCCCGGAAATAACGTGGTTGACATCAGCGTGCCCCCGACCACGGACGGTCAAAGGGGGAGCAAGCTGCAGTGCTGTCAGAACCTGTAA